A genomic segment from Lignipirellula cremea encodes:
- a CDS encoding (Fe-S)-binding protein: MQVGLFIPCYVDQLYPQVGMATVAVLERCGVEIEFPRAQTCCGQPMANSGCTTETRPLAERFLQIFAPYEYVVAPSGSCVAMVRHHYEEYLADQPGFAELKAKTFELSEFLVDVLKLDAWPGSFPHKVGLHQSCHGLRELRMGSSSEVMGPSFSKTRRLLEMLDGVEFAELMRPDECCGFGGTFAVAEEAVSCMMGLDRIQDHEQGGTEVLTAADMSCLMHLEGFLRRQNKSTRVMHFAEILAEAAAHA; encoded by the coding sequence ATGCAGGTAGGCCTGTTTATCCCGTGTTACGTTGATCAGCTTTATCCGCAGGTCGGCATGGCGACCGTCGCCGTGCTGGAGCGTTGCGGCGTCGAGATTGAGTTCCCCCGTGCGCAAACCTGCTGCGGCCAGCCGATGGCGAATTCCGGTTGCACCACCGAAACGCGACCGCTGGCCGAACGGTTCCTGCAGATCTTCGCCCCGTATGAATACGTGGTCGCCCCGTCCGGCAGCTGCGTGGCGATGGTCCGCCACCATTACGAAGAATACCTGGCCGACCAGCCTGGCTTTGCGGAGCTGAAAGCCAAAACGTTTGAGCTGAGCGAATTCCTGGTCGACGTACTCAAACTCGACGCCTGGCCGGGTTCCTTCCCACACAAGGTGGGCCTGCATCAAAGTTGCCATGGATTGCGTGAATTGCGGATGGGCTCTTCCAGCGAAGTGATGGGGCCCAGCTTCAGCAAAACACGTCGCCTGCTGGAAATGCTCGATGGCGTAGAGTTTGCCGAGCTGATGCGACCCGATGAATGCTGCGGTTTCGGCGGCACCTTTGCGGTGGCAGAAGAGGCCGTCTCCTGCATGATGGGGCTCGACCGCATCCAGGACCACGAACAGGGCGGAACCGAAGTTCTCACCGCCGCCGACATGTCCTGCCTGATGCACCTGGAAGGTTTCCTGCGCCGGCAAAACAAATCCACCCGCGTCATGCACTTCGCCGAAATCCTGGCCGAAGCTGCCGCGCACGCATAG
- a CDS encoding GTP-binding protein: MGEQGADDGSYFYYNHPGVTTSGTDARTEYHALGDTRVRFVMIGGFLGAGKTTAIARLARQYMAAGKKVAIVTNDQAFNLVDTESLRAQGFDVGEVPGACFCCRFDELVETAEKFDSAPDVILAEPVGSCTDLAATVLEPLREMFGERYELGPLAVLLKPEHGLKILRAEQGVGFSPKAAYIFLKQLEEADILVVNKIDKLSPAEQQELIDLVSKKYPQKQVLAVSARTGEGFDRLALLLDQPGQRRESFMEVDYDVYAEGEAELGWLNCTIDVTGEAPFALDKAVLRLVEAIRQRMQDGKLEPAHLKVLGQSGEATAIANLVVSGSEAELSQVSGVETEKAAFIVNARAAGDPEQLEQMVVAAVEATAAELHLQAAVADMQRFRPGRPVPTHRMR; this comes from the coding sequence TTGGGCGAACAGGGCGCCGACGACGGAAGTTACTTCTACTATAATCACCCAGGAGTGACCACCAGCGGAACCGACGCGCGAACGGAGTACCATGCCTTGGGCGATACACGAGTGCGATTTGTCATGATCGGCGGCTTTCTTGGCGCCGGCAAAACGACCGCGATTGCTCGCCTGGCGCGCCAATACATGGCCGCAGGCAAGAAAGTCGCGATCGTCACCAACGACCAGGCCTTCAATCTGGTCGATACCGAATCCTTGCGCGCCCAGGGATTCGACGTGGGCGAGGTACCCGGCGCCTGCTTCTGCTGCCGGTTCGACGAACTGGTCGAAACGGCGGAAAAATTTGATTCGGCGCCCGACGTGATTCTGGCCGAACCGGTCGGCAGCTGCACCGATCTGGCGGCGACCGTACTGGAGCCATTACGCGAGATGTTTGGCGAGCGGTACGAGCTGGGACCGCTGGCCGTCCTGCTGAAACCGGAACACGGTTTGAAAATCTTGCGGGCCGAACAAGGCGTCGGCTTCTCTCCCAAGGCGGCCTACATCTTCCTGAAACAGCTGGAAGAAGCCGACATTCTGGTCGTCAACAAAATCGACAAGCTCAGCCCCGCCGAGCAGCAGGAACTGATCGATCTGGTGTCCAAAAAGTACCCTCAAAAACAGGTCCTCGCCGTGAGCGCCCGCACCGGCGAAGGTTTCGACCGTCTGGCGTTGCTGCTGGATCAACCAGGGCAGCGACGGGAGTCGTTCATGGAGGTCGACTACGACGTTTACGCCGAAGGCGAAGCGGAGCTGGGCTGGCTCAACTGCACGATCGACGTCACAGGCGAAGCCCCCTTTGCTCTGGATAAGGCCGTGCTGCGGCTGGTGGAAGCGATCCGCCAGCGGATGCAGGACGGGAAGCTGGAGCCGGCCCATCTGAAGGTGCTCGGCCAGTCCGGCGAAGCGACGGCGATCGCCAATCTGGTCGTCTCCGGTAGTGAAGCCGAACTTTCCCAGGTTTCCGGCGTCGAGACCGAAAAGGCGGCGTTTATCGTGAACGCGCGGGCGGCCGGCGATCCGGAACAGCTGGAGCAGATGGTCGTCGCCGCCGTCGAAGCAACCGCCGCCGAACTTCACCTGCAGGCCGCCGTGGCCGACATGCAACGTTTTCGTCCTGGCCGTCCTGTGCCCACACATCGAATGAGATAA